The sequence below is a genomic window from Alosa alosa isolate M-15738 ecotype Scorff River chromosome 5, AALO_Geno_1.1, whole genome shotgun sequence.
GTTTTCTTTCAAAGTAACAATTTTTTGGGACTCAAACATGACCTGCGGACTAAAGTCTGTGCCTCCCCGCTTTAAATTGTTATCCAGACATAAGCACATGATCCACTCGGGCGATCCCATGACAGTTTAATGCAAACAGCGGCAGCAAGGATAATGGATGTCCTCTGGAGCAATTTGTTAAAAATGGAAGTAAAACAGGGactttgtgtgtgcatagatAAAAATCCTGGCCATCCTCTAGTTTTGTAGTGTGTATTTAGTTGCTAGGACAAAAGCATAAATATCACAGATCAAAGATGTCAGAGGAAAGGATGATAAACTCGAGTGGTAATCTTTGACTGGGCGTGCGGTCAGACTGCTGTTATGGGGCACAGGGGGCGCAAGCTACAAACACATCCCAGCATTGTGAGAAGCAGCAGAAGGACTTTCTCTGCTTTTCTTGGCCGAGCACTGAGAAAGAAAAGCAAAGGCTTATTTGTTTTGCTgtttttctcccccctctcaaCACAAATCAATCTGTCATTTCTGGCCATGACTGGGAAACAGTGTGAAGGTCTGTACAGTGTTGAGAGCAGGTCTCTGCATTGGGGCCAGTCCGCTGTGGGATAGTGAGTGTTTGGAGCATCTTGAATTAGTTCAAGGTTTCTATGATGATCCATGAAACGGAAGAATGCCTCAAATGTTGCATGAGCAATTATACACACCTCAAAGCTGGTATAAAAAACATTTGTGCCAACCCAACGACAGGGGGTTGAACTCAAGTCTGGGCGTGACATAACATCTtaagacactttttttttttttattcagtcagtcGATGGGCCTTTTTGCATGACTGGCAACCAATTCTAAGTTCAGGGATATCTTCACAGAGCCTTAAGACTGCTCTCAAATTCATTCCAAGCTCACAAATATCTCCTCAGAACCATGTGTTTCTCATGTAAGCTGTGTTCACTAAGGCAAAGAGCTGGAATAGTAATTAGGTGGAGCTTGCAGAGACATTTTCAGGGACCTATTCCAACAGCAGTGTACTGATAGATGACACACGCAGTCGCTAAAAGATTCAGAGGCAGCTTTCGGGGATTTGGCAAGCCCGGCAACTTCGAGATTTAGTGGACAAATGTGCCTTACGTGCCTGAGAATGTGTGAGGGCCACACATTGCAGCGTCCACTTTCTGCCCtcgatgtctgtgtgtgtgtgtgtcagggagctGGCCAAATCAACAGCctgctttctcttttttcttctttttctccatctctctttctctctctccttctcttttcctctccccctgCTGTGCAGTAATCCCAGAGCCTGCACACAGGTTATGAGTTATGTGGAAGGTATTCTGGCCCCTGAATCTTCAGAAGCACCAGTAACCCCGAGTAACAAGACCTGTCCCCGCCACTCCTTTCACCTTGTTTGAATGTAAATTTCACAAATGAGCTGAATTAGTCACGGGCACTGCAGCGCATCCAGGCAAGCCATTGCAAGCTTCTGTGCACCCAGACAATCTTGTGAAATCCCCTGAGTGTTCCAAAACAATGTAAGAATTGTCAGTGACACTGTATGCAGTAGAAGGTTTACAACTGCATTTGGCAACAGCATattgttctttctttttctttctttctttctttctctttctctctctctttgctctacttctgtgtgtgtgtgtgtgtgtgtgtgtgtgtgtgtgttgggaggggggTTGAGACTGGCTTCTGATTCACTTACAGATAAGACTCCACACAATGCTTTATTTAGCACCTCTATTCTGTTTCAAATGAGGGTCAAGTTCCTATTTAAGTTGCTTTAGGATTAGCTCCACAGTGTCCTCGGATGCACATCTTAGTTTCTTGATAAGAATCTCATTACTCATCAGGAAGCTACTCCGCATTAATAGCAATGCACCAACAATGCAGGCCTCCGCTGGTCTGTTTTGTTTATTCCAATGTCATGCTAAGAGACGTAGCATTTAGTCACTGGCTCATTATTGATAAGCCAATTACCTAACAGTATAATGCACTGCAGAGACATTATCTGAGTTGCTCTCTTTTCTCAACACCTGAGGCTATCAGTGAGAGACTAAATAAGGTCAATTATGCAAACTTGGCAGTGGCCACTTGTGGGGGGGACTTGTAATGGCAACCTACATTAGTGAGGTGGTTGTCATTTGAGAAATGCCCCAAATGGTcaatacttcaaaatattaacaataaaacaGGCTAAAACTTCCCCCTTCGACAAAAACACGTCAGCTTTTTTCTTCTACCATACATTTCTCATGTGTATAAACAGAGCAGCACACAGTGTCATATTGTTTAGCTGAGACAAGATGAAGAACGGTAATGGATGAAGGAAGTTTAgtagctcacacacataccatgcCCTCTGAGACATAGCCCCTATATGCACATATGTGATTCTATACACTTAAACACAGAGAGTGGAGAATGATGATCTGTGATCTGTAAAAGCCCACAGGAAAGGGCTCCCATACCACTGAGACTGCTTGTCAAAATATTTAGTCTCTCTATTGTTGAGGTTTTCATAACTTCATCCCTATAAGAGACCGGACACACCTGTCTTGCATGGAGTGGAGACGAGAAGATGGACTTACTGACCCTAGTGAAATTTGCATAATGTTTAGTGtgagaataaaataaatgtacaaATACACACCCACGAATAATACATTATTTACATTATAGCCTAAAAATAGTTTACACCTGACCCTGTCATATCATATTAAAAGCCTACTAATTTCTCGGTTGCAAAATGATAATGAATTTGAATCAATTGCAACACTATGCCAGATATACTTTATACTCAAATGTACCTAATGGACGAATCATTTACTATATAGGCATAGCAGATAAAAATCTAGCTTTACAATTGTACATTAGTTGCCTACTCTAAGCATAGTCAGGATCGCAACGCTTTCAAAAGCGTCGAATTATTCTAAACGTtaatttaagcatgcaatttccTATCATTTTTGCATGTTCTTCAATAAAATGtgcccaaatgtgtgtgtgtgtgtgtgtgtgtgtgtgtgtgtgtgtgtcagggagagagagattgtgtttgCCAGCAATTACAACAGGGTGTTTGGGGTAATTGTTATGAGCTCTGTATTGTTAACTAAAGCGGGCCATTTGACTGGGTTTTCGACGTCATTAGCAGGACAAAGACATGCGAAGATAAATTGGTCGGGTTCACACTCCTAATCTCCCTATCATTAAAAATTATGAAAATCAGGCGGAGGGAAAACACTAACAAATCTAATATTGTCTGAAACGCAGACAGCGTAGCCTCGTGCACAGACTGTTGAGAGACAATTTCTTTACAAAAAATACCGTCACATATTCCACATGTCATCGTTTTGGGAATGTTTAATGAACCTGTGACGAAGACAACGAAAGGTAGGGTACATGTATCAAAACGTATGAACCTCCAAACTTAAGAGTTTGTTCGCGTAGGCTACTGGTGTCATTGTTCTAGAATACGAAATAAATACAAGATTCAAGCACATCCGTGTCATGTCCGAATTTAAACATGCATTGTTTTAAAATAGCCTAGTTGTCAGTGCCTCAGCGGCTGTACCATATCACCTTAACTGAGACTTGTTGCAAGAGTTTCAATAAGACAATGTACCTAAGCTTCTGGGTAGAAATAAACTTGGATAAACTCGGAAGGGAGATAGGCGTGGAAGTTTACACCGAATTTTATTCACTGGGTAATTGAGCGCTTTGATTGACATGTGCGTGCCAAAAGGTCCCGGAGCATTTCCATTGGTCGACAAGTACTTCACAATCTCCCCTTGTTCCTCCACTTTGGGCATTTCAAGCAATGCTCTCTTGGCAAGCAGCCGTGTGAGTCAGCACCCGGACTCAGCTGCAGAACCCCGTTTTGTCGGCATCGGATTTCCAGAAACTCAACTTTTAACATTTTTCCAGGTCTTTTTGGTCATCTTATTTAGGTTCTCTACACGAAGAAGATTTCATtattttcagtttttctttttttttttttacaattagcTCTCCATACTGAGAGCATCACATATTTTTGGATTTTTTTCCCAGTGACTGTTCAGACAATGAAGTGTTTTGCTGTTCTAGGTTTTTGGAGAGGCATTGCTGTGGCGTTGGCCATGACAATGTTCCCTGTGAGCAGTGCCTCAGAATATGAGTATGCAGACCCAAGCTGGAAGTCGGACCTGTACACCAGTGGGCGCATCTATGACAAGCCACCTCAGTGTGTGGACATCCCTGAGGACCTGAGACTCTGCCACAACGTTGGCTACGACCAGATGCTGCTACCTAACCTGCTGGAGCATGAGACCATGGCCGAGGTGAAGCAACAGGCTGGGAGCTGGGTGCCTCTGGTGCACAAGAACTGCCATCCTAGCACCCAGGTCTTCCTGTGCTCCCTGTTTGCCCCAGTTTGCATGGAGACACCCATCTACCCTTGTCGCTGGCTGTGCGAGAATGTCCGAGACGCCTGCACCCCGATCATGGAGGCGTTTGGCTTCCCCTGGCCCGAGATGCTCACCTGCGACAAGTTCCCCCTGGGCGACGTGTGCATCAGCACCCCTAATGCTACAGAAGCCTCAAAGCCTTCAGGTAACACAAACCTCTTTGTTTTCGTTTTAATGCAGCACAGGTCTGAGACTGATAATGAGGACACAAGGAAGAGGAATGCTGAatttaaatgtgttttgttgttgttgttgttgtttaagaAAGAAATGCCTTGTAAGTTCTGCTACACAATGGTCCTCTAAGTCAGACATGAATGGCATTGCAGATGGGGCAAGTAACCACAAAATGAGGGTATGTATGTCACACAGTGACAGTGTTGCCCACAACATGTCCTCACTCCTTGTCCACACCTTGGCAGCATCCAGAGTATACCACGTCTCAAAAATGTGGGAATTGACAGCATGTGACTTGCAGAAGACCTTGCAGTGTAAACACTAACACTTAGGATTTGGCTTTGAGAGACATGCTGACATTTTGAAGTCAACTGTATGCATGCAGGGTGATGTGACACCAGCAGTCACACCTTTTGCTTTCTGTGAGAAGTGACACTGTTGCCTTCTTAAAAGCGGTAGACTGTTATTTCAGGGGACAAGGTCTGTTTGTAGATCAGGACTCCCATGCTAACCACCTTTTGGACCTGTTCAtcagtcttgtttttttttttagcctatAGCTTCAACATTCTTTGATCTGTATTTCAAAATGTGATAGTGATGTGGTAGTTTTTTGGTAGATTTCTGTGTCCTTAAAATTTAGTATGTCTTTAACCAAgtgttttagtttttatttaccAAGCACATTGTTCGAAATTAATATTGCCATGCTTGTTTAACAGCTGGTAGCAATTGATTTTGAATGTTTAAGATCCAGCACATACTGGGATGTTGTCCAGTAACAAACGTTTGTGTGTATCTACTTATTTCACCCGAGGAAAAACAGCTAGAACCCATCGTTCGGATCAACAGCTCTTGCTCTCCCTTAGTACCCCCAGGCCCCAAAACAGGCATTTATTAGCTCCTCAGTTAGCTAATGACACAGACCGAGATAAAAAAAGAGGTTGTCCCACATTTGATAAGATTGCTCTGTCACCTCTGCAAATGTGATTCCCTTCAAGGCTACTACTGCTGTAAAACCCTTCCCACTGTCTTTACACCCCACAGAGATGTTAAAGTCCTGTGCACTCACATTGCCTTGTGCTACATGCCTGAGAGCAGTCTTGGTCAGATGCTTGAGTATAGAGGTGtcagtttttgttttaaaaGGGTTAGGTATTATCTCCCCCTGACTCTACTACCTTCACAGATACTAACAGCATTTGcattaaccccccccccacacacacacacacaaacacacaaacattttttgtcTGAGAAAGTTCTGCAACGGCTTTGAGATGGTGAATTTATGTTGGAAACGTTCTGTGCCCCGAAAAACAGTGTTTGCATCACAGGGTGCTTTTATCACTTTCTCAGTGTTCCTGGCACGAGAAAGCACTTCTCCTGGAAAGGCTCAGAGCCGTCAGTTGCGAGAGACTAGGGAAAGTACATCTAACTGAGATGGCTGGCTCATAAATCGAAGGGGAATTTCCATGAAACTCTCAGTCTATGTACGTCAAGACATGAGGAAAAAATGGGAATATAAACAATAGAATCAATTAAATGGCAATGGTGGCAATGGTTGTGGCTGAAGCATATAGCAGAAGTGCTTCTGATGGGGGCACTGCACAGCAGGGGTAAGAAGCTCTTCAGTAACCAGCACAGCTGCTTAAGGTAGACAGCTCTCAGACCACACAGGCATACCTCAGCCCCGGTCACTCGCCACTTGTGATAAATAAACCAACTGTCCTGCCGTTTATAGCCACAGACCCAGAACCTGTTCAAACTATGTTtgcaaacacttttttttctcatgcTAAATTTTAGTTATGAAGTGTGGCTgctgatttttgtttttcatgtccACATAccgtttttcatttaaagttagttttaatttaatttgtgtGCAAATAAATTTACCAAGTCATGACTCCTTGGTTCAATGGTGTTTACCTCTTCGAATGAGTTATATTTTTTGGATTTGTAGATTGTAGAGAAGATGCACTGGAAAAAGTAGAAAAGATttactggaaaaaaatgttatccTTTTGATTATCTGAGTAGCACCTGTTGTCACAAGCATTTTCACTTGGGTGTAACTTCCACAAGGATTTGTCAAATACTTGTAATTAGTAGACAAGTGACTACAAAGAGCACTGTGTTTCAAAGGtaaacacattttccatttactCTGGGCTGCAGTTAGTTTAGTATATACAAGGCCTTGTAAGAAGACATgcaagaacaaaaaaataaaagtgaaAATAAAAACGCTAGGTACAAAAGTGGTGATTTGGGTTAAGACAATCAATCTGTCAATTTTATCTTTTTATCATTGTTGTTCCTCCTTGTTAACATTTACTTTGTTCTGCAGATGCAGAAGATATTATTTTCGTAACCAAATCACATCATGTGAATACAGTGAACACTAGTTGTTATATGAAATCTTAAGCAATTAGATTTATACTGTGGCCTTTTACAGTATAAAGGAAACATTAGTTTGTTATATTATGCTGTGAAGATGACTTTGATGATGACATTCCAGTAAACTGTCTGTTATGAGATTTGTTTGCATGCTGCATTTATTATTTGAGGAACATGAAATTCACAACTCCCGTGGCCTTGGATTCATTGTGTTGCTATCTTAAATTAATAGTAAAATAATAGTGAAATAGGCGTATTCAATTTTGAAGACAATGACAGGAGAAAGTACTATGTATTATAGTGAAGTAGACATATTTAATGCACTGCTTCATTTGTTGCCAACTTCAGTTTTTCTGTGAGAGTACTGTTTTTTTACATAAGAAAACTGTAAAATGTATATAGAATATGACAGTGAGGAATTgccactgttttattttcttcacaTAGTCAAATAAGCCTTTGATTTTCTTTGCAGGCGATTGCCTAGTGCATTGGTTTGTGCATTGACGGTTTAAATTCAGTTTGATCCACTTTTGTCTGACCAGACCCCATCTTGCCTCCTGCAGGTTTCTCCCCTGTCTGTCCCCCCTGTGACGACGAGATGAAGGCTGATGCTATTTTGGACCACATGTGTGCCAGTGAATTCGGTAAGCAGTTTTTACAAGTTAGCCACTTTGGTTGTAAGTTACAATTTACTATTTTCTTTAACTTGAGAAACAATTACACAccactttttattattatttgctgGTTTGATTTATCAGATACAGATCTTTAAAATGAGTATAATGAATAACTTTAGTAGTCAGTACAGTAGCTAGATCAAAAAATGAAACAGTATACTCACAATAAGATGGTGTTTTGCCAAGACGTTACATTAAAATTGATTGGCCTAGTCATTAACTTTCATCCTCACAAGGCCAAGGGAATGCATAGTGAAGCCTGTATTTCTGCTGTCCTCCGCCTCCTtgttcttcttctctctgttgTATTTCACCTGCCCTCTGGCTCTCTCCTCTGTATGGTTCTCCTGTCTGTATTTCTTTGTCATGGGGCTTTTGTTTGTCATTAGGTTTCTTTGCCAGAAATGCATTTAAAAAGTGTTGTTGTGATTTAGATTATGCCTTGGTGGTGTCTTTCATCACGGATTCAGGTTTTTTTTATGGAAGCTTCTCAATCCCTTCAATCCCTTTACATAAACATGTTCTCAAGAGTGGAAAAACACCACTGCCATCCCTCTCTTGTCTTGGGATTCATAGCTGAATTGATAGTGGTTGTTATGTATACAGAAAAAAGAATGCTCAAGAGATAGGACTGAGGGCCCATTGTGATTTTGGCTGCAGAATGCTGCCttcaacaaacaaataaaagttGTCAAATAAAGGCAACATTGATCAAGTTTGTATTCCATCTCAAGTCAATGGAAAATGAATGGCATGAAAAACATAAATGTATTGCTATCAGTCAGATTGAGGGCAGATGAATgattacttttatttttaaacgaGTCATGCAGTTCACTAAGTTGACCAAGAGTTTATCAATGTTGAAACCCACAGGCATTTTAAGTGTCATGAAAACAACTGAATAGTTGTGACCACCATAAATCCATACCGTGTTTTAACATTACAATTTCAAGGTTATCAGTTTGTATGTAATGGAAGAGAGCTGATCCAAAGTGGTAGTAAAACCTTTTACTTGGCAGTCATTTGGGGCAATAAACTGGGGTGTTTGTTCTGCTGTCTGGCCCTTGGGAAGTGACAAGAACCCCGAGACTGACCCCTGCTCAGGGTGATCACTCGACACCGTATGGTGTCGTTGAGGGCCTAGTGCCACATCTCAATTCTTACCTCATTTTCAGGGTTATGACCAAATCAGCGAAGAACCTAAAAtgattgataaaaaaaataagacactTGAATATGTAATACATGTAATTAATATaggatttatatttatatttggaATAAACAGAAGATCTGACAGAGAGCttttatttaaatatctgtGTACCATTATGGTCTCCCATTGCATAAATGCATGGAATCATGCAACAGTTTAAAAGACCATTCAAGTCACCACTGACTAAAATTAGGATAGGTTTGGCTATAATTCCATGGCCTTGCATCCTTCATGCTTGATATCTGATTTGACATCTGAGCACTAGTCCCTGACGATGACTGTTAAATGATGCCATTCTTGAAGCAATTAAGCCTAATCATGATAACATTTGTGTGGCCCAAAAATAACCCAAGTGGACCCTGACGTTTTATTAGTCCTGATGTTAACTGATTTGCTAACCCTGAACCGTATATCTTGCAGGTGACTGTGGCTCCACATGTGGAGACAAGCTTGTGTACCGTTCCGTCAGCTCCCTGAGCGGCgactgtgtttgttttggcAGCGCCTTATGAGTGCTGACCCTGAGATTTAATCACTGGCTCATTTGTTATCCTGTAATCTTCACTGGTGGGGGAGAGGCATCTGTAGCAACTATTAGTGTTACAACACGCTTTTGTCAACAGTTACACAAAACTGTAATCATTATTAGTAATTTTGagaatagtttatttatttcatttttttccttaaggggatgggggatggtcttttttttctttgtgatACTGGTTTAACTGTAATCATTTGGAAACATTTCAGTGACAGCAGGCTAGAGTGGAACCTCTTCCAAGTCGCTTTGATCTTTTAATGGCAATGATTGTAACTTAACAGACAGCGTCACCTCGACCCGAGCTGGTGAAAGATTTGCAGCTGCAGTTCGGCTGCTATCATGATTTACACCCGTCGCAGCAGGTTTATTATGCTCCCCGGCAACAAACTTTGTAGCCCCCTCAATTGAAGGCCTGCATGCACTTTTGTAGTAAATGACGCATGCTCgattttcctcctcttcctctccctctcctccttcttcttcttcttcttcttcttcttcttcttcttcttgtttctGGGAGGCAGTAAACAACGCTGTGCATCAGCAATGCTCCGGCTCCTGCCCCTTTCGCTCCCCCTGGCAGACAGAGCCCATGTTTGTGAATAGTTTGAGCGCAGCGCTCCTGCTGTGTTTACGACGCGGCCCCAGAGAAGCCGGAGAGGAGCCTGGCCCTCCATGCGGAGAAGGGCCGAGAGGAAGTAAGGGGTCGCAGGTCAGAGCAAAAGGTTAAACACCCCCAATGACCGCTGAGTGGAGGGGGGCGGGCGGCCACTGGCCCTCGCCACACTCCTCGGGCGTTTCCACCGTCTGGTTTAATTCTGAACTTTTTCCCTTAAGCGTAGAATTGATGATGCAGGTTTCATTTTAGGTCAGCCATAGATTACTGTGTCATATATAATAGAGATGCATGCTTGGTTTATGTGAGGGGCAAAGAGGTCACTCGTTATAGCTCAGTATGTTGTCTGACTAAATATTTACAAGAGCTGTCTCCAGTGATGCAGTAATCCTGATGTGCTCGTTTCTCTGCTGAGAATTTCATTTAGGCAGAATGAGCTTCTGTTTGTGAATCCTCTACAAGATAATAACTTGATAAAATAGGCCCCTCTGTTGCTCTGTAatgaaatacagacacacattccgCTCTATTTATAAATGCACATGGTACAGTTCGTATACAGATACCCCTGCATTGACATGTTTCTCATGGTCTGACTGTCTGCTATGATAAGATTCGGAAACTATGAAATTTAGATGAAGTACCAGGGGATCTTTGTTAGGATTAAGGCCAGAATTTATATCTGGCGCTTTTGCTTAACATTTAAATGGTTTCATGTGGTGTTTGGACTCGGACCATCCTTATTGCATTTTTGTATAATGCTCTGTGATATTGAGTAGGAAGGAGAGTATAGTGTAGTCCCCAGGAGACATTAGACCAGATAATTTGTGATTGTCAAATGTTGTTGGAGGGGGGAAAAAGTTCTATATTGCAGTCCTGAAGCTATTTTTGCTAAACCAACTGCAAAGATGTTCTCCAGAACGGGGTAACATTCTGCCTATAGTGACTCAGAGCACAAGAAGCTTAAGGTGCACAGAAAGTTCATAGCTTTGTTAAAGCGGGATCTGAAGCAGATAAAGTGGTTCCTTGGGTGGGCTCGGGCT
It includes:
- the sfrp1a gene encoding secreted frizzled-related protein 1a; the protein is MKCFAVLGFWRGIAVALAMTMFPVSSASEYEYADPSWKSDLYTSGRIYDKPPQCVDIPEDLRLCHNVGYDQMLLPNLLEHETMAEVKQQAGSWVPLVHKNCHPSTQVFLCSLFAPVCMETPIYPCRWLCENVRDACTPIMEAFGFPWPEMLTCDKFPLGDVCISTPNATEASKPSGFSPVCPPCDDEMKADAILDHMCASEFAIKTKIKEVKREQNDRKVILQKKKKILKQSTLKKKDLKKLVLYLKNGADCPCQQLDNLGNTYLIMGRKVDKQYLLTGIHKWDKSSKEFKKTMKKLKTHKCPAFENVF